Proteins co-encoded in one Uloborus diversus isolate 005 chromosome 9, Udiv.v.3.1, whole genome shotgun sequence genomic window:
- the LOC129230207 gene encoding exonuclease GOR-like, producing the protein MKESFRFYLNCIPLTSEELYNKFLLYRLTKKQLGEYGFPVLHPQKPNTVIVFKSKMFGKSQNPEKQICRCGKELSLFEEDWHIAVKGCVYHPAKRITVGPDRGRYRCCKKMSQYDGCAMGQHHVSDHSPIENATFVTTALNNVAQQDVAAQTTSIPTTECVAFPLRDRDMLRWGMKSKTRSQTKNPVRFPVKKSPTSNIFALDCEMAYTTAGMEVVKVTLVNIGGDVVFDSYVKPSRRILDYNTLFSGVTARNLDGVTMNLKDVQTFLLKVLNKDSILVGHGLENDMLALNMVHESVVDTSCMFPHKDGFPLRNSLKYLAAKYLHKPIQSTWYGHNSIEDANTCMELVLWKIYMETNKLNERHWSVSKKPGYRFIPWSQKISTQCTVPPPAYYSNMSKNPEVDLEIVSYNPTIVAPNLGSFILPFPMMAFPSFAHICCPAATVQSPHYG; encoded by the coding sequence ATGAAAGAATCCTTCCGATTTTACTTAAACTGCATACCGCTAACGTCCGAAGAGCTGTACAATAAGTTTTTACTATACCGTCTTACGAAGAAACAGCTTGGAGAGTACGGGTTTCCCGTTTTGCATCCTCAAAAACCGAATACAGTTATAGTctttaaaagcaaaatgtttGGAAAGTCACAAAATCCTGAAAAGCAAATCTGTCGTTGCGGGAAAGAGTTGTCCTTGTTTGAAGAAGACTGGCACATTGCTGTCAAGGGATGTGTCTATCATCCGGCTAAGCGGATAACAGTTGGTCCCGACAGAGGACGTTATAGGTGCTGCAAAAAGATGTCGCAATACGATGGCTGCGCAATGGGCCAACATCATGTCAGTGATCATAGTCCTATCGAAAATGCTACTTTTGTTACTACTGCTTTGAATAATGTTGCTCAGCAAGACGTGGCTGCTCAAACAACCAGTATCCCTACAACAGAATGCGTTGCGTTTCCTCTTCGAGATCGTGACATGTTACGATGGGGTATGAAAAGTAAAACCCGTTCCCAGACTAAAAATCCTGTAAGATTTCCTGTTAAAAAAAGCCCTACgtctaatatttttgctctagaTTGCGAAATGGCTTATACTACAGCAGGTATGGAGGTGGTAAAGGTGACATTGGTTAATATTGGTGGTGACGTGGTTTTTGATAGCTACGTCAAACCCAGCCGCCGTATTCTTGATTACAACACCCTTTTCAGTGGAGTTACTGCTAGAAACTTAGATGGTGTTACTATGAATCTCAAAGACGTGCAAACATTCCTTCTTAAAGTCTTAAACAAAGATTCAATTTTAGTTGGTCATGGATTAGAAAATGACATGCTGGCTTTGAATATGGTGCATGAAAGTGTCGTAGATACATCTTGTATGTTTCCGCACAAAGATGGATTTCCTTTACGAAACTCTTTGAAATATCTCGCCGCGAAATATTTGCACAAACCTATCCAAAGTACTTGGTATGGTCATAATAGCATTGAGGATGCAAATACATGCATGGAATTGGTCTTGTGGAAGATCTACATGGagacaaataaattaaatgaaagacATTGGAGTGTTTCCAAGAAGCCTGGCTATCGATTTATTCCATGGTCCCAGAAAATTAGTACACAATGCACTGTACCTCCTCCTGCATATTACTCAAACATGAGTAAGAATCCTGAGGTTGATCTCGAAATAGTATCATATAATCCAACTATCGTAGCTCCTAACTTGGGTTCCTTCATTCTTCCGTTTCCTATGATGGCTTTTCCATCATTTGCTCACATTTGTTGTCCCGCTGCCACAGTACAATCGCCACATTATGGCTAA